One Nocardia iowensis DNA window includes the following coding sequences:
- a CDS encoding glycosyltransferase, translating into MTTSERLRVLYLTHHSPWPAASGGRLRDAALIPQLARHADLEVWAVSRRYEEDVAAAAAHTDIPVRVFRDESRQRAFPTRHSETVRRLLAEREAGDRPFDVVHVEGHYLTHLLPDRLAARSVLVEHNIESSLVEQKASFGGLAPENFDDFASVRTAELQAWRRVARVVTLSEEDHRRVRDRAFDVDVRVVPNGSDHTPLHTPAPRPADQVAARPRLGFLANYAYSPNQDAVDWMLDEVFERIRAELPGAQLILAGSNVDVVAQRAAAKPAVTVVGWLDRVTALWDMVDVVICPLRIGGGVKVKMIEAIRGGCLIVSTGLGLEGLPPTSRAAVLRADDADRFAAATARLCTDGELRRKQRERVATAQLLQPTWTEVARMLHRHWRDVHSMAVGEISVH; encoded by the coding sequence ATGACCACAAGTGAACGCCTGCGCGTGCTCTATCTGACCCATCACTCGCCGTGGCCGGCAGCCAGCGGTGGCCGTCTCCGCGATGCGGCCCTCATACCGCAACTGGCTCGGCACGCCGATCTCGAGGTGTGGGCGGTGTCGCGGCGGTACGAAGAGGATGTCGCGGCGGCCGCCGCGCACACCGATATCCCGGTGCGGGTATTCCGCGACGAGAGTCGCCAACGAGCATTCCCGACTCGGCACTCGGAGACGGTGCGCCGACTGTTGGCCGAGCGGGAAGCCGGCGATCGGCCTTTCGATGTGGTTCATGTGGAAGGGCATTACCTCACCCATCTGCTGCCCGATCGCCTGGCCGCCCGCAGCGTGCTGGTCGAGCACAATATCGAGTCCAGCCTGGTGGAGCAGAAAGCGTCGTTCGGCGGTCTGGCTCCGGAGAATTTCGACGACTTCGCCAGCGTTCGGACGGCCGAATTGCAAGCCTGGCGCCGGGTGGCGCGGGTGGTGACGTTGTCCGAGGAGGACCACCGGCGGGTACGAGACCGAGCGTTCGACGTAGATGTTCGGGTGGTGCCCAACGGATCCGATCACACGCCGTTGCACACGCCCGCCCCGCGCCCCGCGGACCAGGTCGCCGCCCGGCCCCGGCTTGGCTTCCTGGCCAATTATGCGTACTCGCCGAACCAGGATGCCGTCGACTGGATGCTCGATGAGGTCTTCGAGCGTATTCGCGCCGAACTTCCGGGGGCCCAGCTGATCCTGGCCGGATCCAATGTGGACGTCGTCGCCCAGCGGGCAGCCGCGAAACCCGCTGTCACCGTGGTGGGTTGGCTGGACCGGGTCACCGCCCTCTGGGACATGGTCGATGTGGTCATCTGTCCGCTGCGGATCGGCGGCGGCGTCAAAGTCAAGATGATCGAGGCCATCCGCGGCGGCTGCCTGATCGTGTCCACCGGACTCGGGCTGGAGGGATTGCCGCCAACGAGTCGGGCCGCTGTCCTGCGTGCGGACGACGCCGATCGGTTCGCGGCCGCGACAGCCCGCTTGTGCACCGATGGCGAGCTGCGGCGCAAACAACGAGAACGGGTCGCTACGGCGCAATTGCTGCAGCCGACCTGGACGGAGGTGGCGCGGATGCTGCACCGGCATTGGCGTGACGTGCATTCGATGGCAGTAGGGGAGATAAGTGTCCACTGA
- a CDS encoding glycosyltransferase family 4 protein: MSLTILHVLVPEPPGELGGADMHVLDLAVSQRAAGLRPVVIERGSEEFAARAGDLGLEVVSVTGAGFGTAVRRLGATIADVKADVVHAHGYDADYWAAAAKLSFPRLFRTRPLVFTQHGIVEDSLWHKAKTYLDVACTRLADGVVVCAEGLLPRIRRWCPNGHVAYIPNGVSAPRLMDRSAARAELAERFGVPASAVLVGYVGRLSPEKRPDRVLDLVAAARREDPRIHGILAGSGGLADSLRERAVELGIAEAVTFTGLLPDVGPVYAALDAFALLSDTETTSRVVIEAMTSGVPVLASAVGGLPDLLDAGRVGELVPVGDGPAAVRALRAVLADPERYRASAKARAAQLFHTDAMRAEVGRFYDRLLQDRSRSRAIVSSAEDR; this comes from the coding sequence ATGAGTCTGACCATCCTGCATGTGCTGGTCCCGGAGCCGCCGGGCGAGCTCGGCGGCGCCGATATGCATGTGCTCGACCTCGCCGTCAGTCAACGTGCCGCGGGGCTGCGTCCAGTGGTGATCGAGCGCGGGTCGGAAGAATTCGCCGCGCGCGCAGGCGATCTCGGCCTCGAGGTGGTCAGCGTCACCGGGGCCGGATTCGGCACGGCGGTGCGCCGGCTCGGCGCGACGATCGCCGACGTCAAAGCCGATGTCGTGCACGCCCATGGTTACGACGCCGATTACTGGGCGGCCGCGGCCAAACTGTCCTTTCCCCGCCTTTTCCGCACGCGGCCGCTGGTGTTCACCCAGCACGGGATCGTCGAGGATTCGCTGTGGCACAAGGCGAAGACCTACCTCGACGTCGCCTGCACCCGGCTCGCCGACGGCGTGGTGGTATGTGCGGAGGGCTTGTTGCCGCGCATCCGGCGCTGGTGCCCGAACGGGCACGTCGCCTACATCCCGAACGGGGTGAGCGCACCGCGGCTTATGGACCGATCCGCGGCCCGCGCGGAACTGGCCGAGCGATTCGGTGTACCCGCTTCCGCGGTACTGGTCGGCTATGTCGGACGACTGTCACCGGAGAAGCGTCCGGATCGCGTGCTGGATCTGGTGGCCGCCGCGCGTCGGGAAGATCCGCGTATCCACGGAATCCTGGCGGGCAGTGGCGGATTGGCCGACTCCCTGCGCGAGCGTGCCGTGGAATTGGGGATCGCCGAGGCCGTGACGTTCACCGGCCTGCTACCGGACGTGGGTCCGGTTTACGCGGCCCTGGACGCCTTCGCGCTGCTCTCCGACACCGAGACCACCTCCAGGGTGGTGATCGAGGCGATGACGAGCGGCGTTCCCGTTCTCGCATCGGCCGTAGGCGGTCTGCCCGATCTCCTGGACGCGGGACGCGTCGGTGAACTGGTTCCGGTCGGTGACGGCCCGGCGGCGGTACGGGCGCTGCGCGCGGTGCTGGCGGACCCGGAACGATACCGTGCGTCGGCCAAAGCCCGTGCGGCACAGCTGTTTCACACCGATGCGATGCGTGCGGAAGTAGGCCGTTTCTACGATCGCCTGCTGCAGGATCGCAGCCGCTCGCGCGCGATCGTGAGCAGCGCGGAGGACCGATGA
- a CDS encoding 5' nucleotidase, NT5C type, with protein MTPPSRPVLAVDLDDVCADRLGVIARDLRAQERPVPSDRPTRWDLRDWGVRDHDDYDRLHYGAFVTGDGYRTMAPLPGAVEGLRTLHESGFRIRVVTGRLWTSQIVGSVLAATGAWLDTHGIPAEDVVFVSDKTAVEADVYLEDAPHFIRDLRALNRAVLVFDQPYNRSFEQPRTTDWAMAVTWLTNAYAAGQVRN; from the coding sequence GTGACGCCGCCATCGCGGCCGGTGCTCGCGGTAGATCTGGACGATGTGTGCGCGGACCGGTTGGGCGTCATCGCGCGCGATCTGCGGGCACAAGAGCGGCCGGTCCCCAGCGACCGCCCGACGCGATGGGATCTTCGGGACTGGGGCGTACGCGATCACGACGACTACGACCGTTTGCACTACGGCGCCTTCGTCACCGGTGACGGATACCGCACCATGGCGCCGTTGCCGGGTGCGGTAGAGGGACTGCGCACGCTGCACGAGTCGGGATTCCGGATCCGGGTGGTGACCGGACGGCTCTGGACCAGTCAGATCGTCGGGTCCGTCCTCGCGGCGACGGGCGCCTGGCTGGACACCCACGGTATCCCGGCCGAGGACGTGGTTTTCGTCTCGGACAAGACCGCGGTCGAGGCGGATGTCTATCTGGAGGACGCCCCGCATTTCATTCGAGACCTACGTGCGCTGAACCGCGCCGTTCTGGTGTTCGACCAGCCCTACAACCGCTCGTTCGAGCAACCTCGCACGACCGATTGGGCGATGGCCGTGACGTGGTTGACCAACGCGTATGCCGCCGGGCAAGTGAGGAATTGA
- a CDS encoding aldo/keto reductase: protein MTALSRWLGLLRSHADRSDPLDETVVCLLEATVAAATAIEHLRSGSTDHEVRADLQEVLASARAAVVTATYALAEPRLPMSADSNSRGGNVLSDSGKDSVHRIVLGGRFGEEDERVSMARLDRFAEAGGLFIDTAHSYAGGEAERVIGRWLRVNPGTLAVVDKIGHPDDRGRLDLSRSRLETELTDSLRRLGVLTLDIVLLHRDDPARPVAELAETLADFVHSGRARQVGVSNWSPDRLAQLVIELGEHGVVPVVSYQYSLAVPAKPLWPGTRHADAALLAVINDHELPLFGWAAQARGFFAGRVEPTADSGLDPFDTEENHARRRRCRELAERLGTRPETVALAWSLRAGRSYPIVGPRDMAELDHSLAASRLVLDDSTVEWLARGAA from the coding sequence ATGACGGCGCTGAGCCGGTGGCTCGGCTTGCTGCGGTCCCACGCCGATCGTTCCGATCCGCTGGACGAGACGGTGGTGTGCCTGCTCGAAGCGACGGTCGCGGCGGCGACCGCGATCGAACACCTGCGTAGCGGCAGTACCGACCATGAGGTCAGGGCCGACCTCCAGGAGGTGCTCGCCTCCGCGCGAGCGGCGGTCGTCACCGCCACCTATGCACTTGCCGAGCCCCGACTTCCGATGTCGGCGGACTCGAACTCGAGGGGAGGAAATGTCTTGTCGGACAGCGGGAAAGACAGCGTTCATCGAATCGTCCTCGGTGGCCGCTTCGGCGAGGAGGACGAACGCGTCTCGATGGCGCGGCTGGACCGATTCGCCGAAGCAGGTGGGCTGTTCATCGACACCGCCCACTCCTACGCCGGTGGTGAGGCGGAGCGGGTGATCGGTCGTTGGCTGCGAGTCAACCCCGGGACGCTCGCGGTGGTGGACAAGATCGGCCATCCGGATGACCGCGGTCGGCTCGATCTGAGCCGATCGCGACTCGAGACCGAACTCACCGACTCGCTGCGCCGGCTGGGTGTGCTGACCCTCGACATTGTGCTGCTCCATCGCGACGATCCGGCTCGTCCGGTCGCCGAGTTGGCCGAAACGCTGGCCGATTTCGTGCATTCCGGGCGCGCACGCCAGGTCGGCGTGTCGAACTGGTCGCCGGATCGGTTGGCACAATTGGTCATTGAACTCGGCGAGCACGGTGTCGTGCCGGTGGTCAGTTATCAGTACAGCCTCGCCGTTCCGGCCAAACCACTGTGGCCGGGTACCCGACATGCCGATGCCGCCCTGCTGGCGGTGATCAACGATCATGAACTGCCCCTGTTCGGCTGGGCCGCCCAGGCGCGCGGTTTCTTCGCCGGCCGGGTCGAGCCGACCGCGGATTCCGGGCTGGATCCGTTCGACACCGAGGAGAATCACGCTCGCCGGCGGCGTTGCCGGGAACTGGCCGAGCGGTTGGGCACCCGACCTGAGACGGTCGCGCTGGCGTGGTCGCTGCGGGCCGGCCGGAGTTATCCGATCGTCGGCCCGCGCGATATGGCCGAGCTTGACCATTCGCTGGCCGCCAGCCGACTGGTGCTCGACGACAGCACCGTGGAGTGGCTTGCCCGAGGTGCCGCGTGA
- a CDS encoding AfsR/SARP family transcriptional regulator, giving the protein MISAHFLDASELEETEEQVKLHVLGPLRATYRGQPLDLGPLKQRRLLVALILKANNPVSREEIIESVWHRETPNSVVNLVYTYVARLRRILDPGRSSRKLSGLIVSTPTGYLLQAGADQLDLLEFNRLSIIAKEKLARGHFAESFEVMQRATELWSGGVAEDVPPAASEHSIAPMLRQQYNAMLVDLTHVASQLGRSLEVVPALTKAIQCDPLHENLHSCLMLALASSGQQAAAVRLFEEIRDRLREELGLSPGPDLQRTFQQILLQEV; this is encoded by the coding sequence TTGATTTCCGCACATTTCCTCGACGCCTCTGAACTCGAAGAAACTGAAGAGCAGGTAAAGCTACACGTCCTGGGCCCGCTACGCGCGACATATCGAGGCCAACCGTTGGACCTCGGTCCGCTCAAACAACGCCGATTACTCGTGGCCTTGATTCTGAAGGCGAACAATCCGGTTTCCAGAGAAGAAATAATCGAATCGGTGTGGCACAGGGAGACGCCGAACTCGGTGGTAAATTTGGTCTACACCTATGTTGCCCGGCTTCGCCGGATACTCGATCCGGGTCGCTCCAGCCGGAAACTCAGCGGGCTCATCGTCTCCACTCCGACCGGCTACCTATTACAGGCCGGGGCCGATCAGCTCGACCTACTGGAGTTCAACCGACTCTCGATCATCGCCAAAGAAAAACTTGCCAGAGGACATTTCGCGGAGAGCTTCGAGGTGATGCAGCGCGCCACCGAGCTCTGGTCCGGCGGAGTCGCCGAGGATGTGCCACCCGCGGCTAGCGAGCACTCTATTGCGCCAATGCTTCGACAACAGTACAACGCAATGCTCGTCGACCTGACCCACGTAGCGAGTCAGCTGGGGCGAAGCCTCGAGGTGGTGCCGGCCCTCACCAAAGCGATCCAATGCGACCCATTGCACGAGAACCTGCATTCTTGCCTCATGCTCGCCCTCGCATCCAGCGGCCAACAGGCCGCCGCCGTCCGCCTCTTCGAAGAGATACGAGACCGCCTTCGCGAAGAACTCGGATTGAGCCCCGGCCCCGATCTGCAGCGGACATTTCAACAGATACTGTTGCAAGAAGTATGA
- a CDS encoding TRM11 family SAM-dependent methyltransferase, with the protein MRYYVQFNAGLGELITSSLRQDLKRVKIVFLDDSSALLDCGSRSEDVAATTYLKNVFIVFGEADRSNGLPGAMSALTGQLKRPEFGRLAPKKRPFRIMASVDGELAPLPRDAKARLENSIATRTAGRVEARGSGVEYWIIGRRDLNSFLFTLKMPRRKGTGTPKGALGPELSEMLVRASKPAANDVFLDPFGGRGSLVLARTKYPAGRIIYSDTEYRTLKKDFQPELVRAKQVQFTAEDARRLPTVADNSIDAIVTDPPWGEYDETDTPYDEFIADVAENFARVLKPTGRFVVLINRRQEDVLGEALSKHNLAVSATHRILVNGHPASVLIGDRREADVSSG; encoded by the coding sequence ATGCGGTACTATGTCCAGTTCAATGCTGGTCTCGGCGAACTGATTACAAGCTCACTCAGACAGGATCTGAAACGAGTCAAGATCGTGTTCCTGGACGACAGCTCCGCATTACTCGATTGCGGGTCCAGGTCCGAGGACGTAGCCGCTACCACATACCTCAAGAATGTTTTCATCGTCTTCGGCGAAGCCGATCGGTCGAACGGTCTGCCCGGAGCAATGAGTGCGCTTACCGGGCAATTGAAACGGCCCGAATTCGGCCGATTGGCGCCCAAGAAGCGACCCTTCAGAATCATGGCTTCGGTCGATGGCGAATTGGCGCCATTGCCGCGTGACGCCAAAGCGCGTCTCGAAAACTCCATCGCGACACGAACCGCAGGCCGTGTCGAGGCTCGTGGCTCGGGGGTCGAATACTGGATCATCGGACGCCGAGATCTGAACTCATTTCTGTTCACTCTCAAGATGCCCAGAAGAAAGGGCACCGGCACGCCGAAAGGCGCCCTGGGTCCCGAGTTGTCCGAGATGCTGGTACGCGCCTCCAAACCTGCCGCGAACGATGTCTTTCTCGATCCTTTCGGCGGCCGGGGGTCACTCGTGCTGGCGCGCACGAAGTATCCCGCTGGCCGAATAATCTACTCGGACACGGAATATCGAACCTTGAAGAAGGATTTCCAACCGGAGCTCGTCCGGGCCAAGCAGGTCCAGTTCACCGCCGAAGATGCACGACGACTTCCGACTGTCGCCGACAACTCGATCGATGCGATCGTCACCGATCCGCCATGGGGGGAATATGACGAAACCGACACACCCTATGACGAATTCATAGCCGACGTCGCCGAAAACTTTGCGCGCGTACTGAAACCCACAGGCCGATTCGTGGTCCTGATCAATCGACGTCAAGAGGACGTACTGGGCGAGGCACTGTCCAAGCACAACCTTGCCGTGTCGGCGACACATCGGATACTCGTGAATGGACACCCGGCCAGCGTGCTCATAGGCGACCGCCGGGAGGCCGACGTCAGTTCCGGCTGA
- a CDS encoding EF-hand domain-containing protein, with product MRASGLTYQQRKAAAQFRALDLDGNGYLERDDYNAMVDRLLVAFRVAADSPTAMNLRHQYLRLFDKLVERMDTDGDGRVSEAEFLESVGRSVAKSRGKAMRAVAHAVFTTADTDHDDHLSATEFDDLLHVMGAPMDRDAVARAVDSDGRLDRESWARIIDDYYGSGDPQAPGSRLFGSIVA from the coding sequence ATGCGTGCTTCCGGATTGACTTACCAGCAACGTAAGGCCGCAGCGCAATTCCGGGCGCTGGATCTCGACGGCAACGGATATCTCGAACGCGACGATTACAACGCCATGGTCGACCGCCTACTCGTCGCTTTCCGAGTCGCCGCCGACAGTCCCACCGCCATGAACCTCCGACATCAGTATCTGCGGCTGTTCGACAAGCTCGTCGAACGCATGGACACCGACGGCGACGGCCGCGTCAGCGAGGCCGAGTTCCTCGAATCCGTGGGCAGGAGCGTCGCCAAATCCCGAGGTAAGGCCATGCGCGCGGTGGCCCACGCCGTCTTCACCACGGCCGACACCGACCACGACGACCACCTCAGCGCGACGGAATTCGATGACCTCCTGCATGTCATGGGCGCACCCATGGACCGCGATGCCGTTGCGCGCGCGGTGGATTCGGACGGCCGATTGGATCGGGAATCCTGGGCAAGGATCATCGACGACTATTACGGCAGCGGCGATCCGCAAGCGCCGGGAAGCCGATTGTTCGGATCGATCGTTGCCTGA
- a CDS encoding cytochrome P450, with the protein MELDLTDPEFFRDPYPVYRGMREHGPLFRSANGPWVAIGFREVSTLLKSDRVSADFSAESHWQARRGDAGALGGRWLLFNEGDSHRTLRRIMSRRFMPGAIAERRGKVANLIDSTLRSLPSDTVIDFIGDVAEPVVTTLVRDTLGLPADQDHNLTRWSAAIIRMSDPLTSTSVRGELRRAVGEFRAFVDEAWRAGQLHPDGLAADLLSADSGLDHPDGVANIVMLLMAGLDTTVGQLGCALMALTPHPDQFTVLRDDPDPAKVGELLRYDSPVHIVTRRILTDIDCPAGTLRAGQKLMLLLAAANRDPNRYPDPDRLWLNRPGVEQLAFGAGTHYCLGSHLARLTVFTLLARMARRYTRVRLVDTDLSWRPSVVARRLDRLPVRLETR; encoded by the coding sequence GTGGAACTCGACCTGACGGATCCCGAATTCTTTCGGGATCCGTACCCCGTCTATCGCGGTATGCGCGAACACGGGCCGTTGTTCCGCAGCGCGAACGGCCCGTGGGTTGCCATCGGATTTCGCGAAGTATCAACGCTTCTCAAAAGCGACCGAGTCTCCGCTGATTTCTCCGCCGAATCCCATTGGCAGGCCCGCCGTGGCGATGCCGGTGCACTCGGCGGCCGATGGCTTCTGTTCAACGAGGGCGATTCGCACCGGACGCTGCGGCGCATCATGTCACGCCGGTTCATGCCCGGCGCGATCGCCGAGCGGCGTGGAAAGGTGGCAAACCTGATCGACAGCACCCTGCGGTCACTGCCGTCCGACACCGTGATCGACTTCATCGGGGACGTGGCCGAACCCGTTGTCACGACGCTCGTTCGGGACACGCTCGGCCTACCTGCCGACCAGGACCACAACCTGACCCGGTGGAGCGCCGCCATCATTCGGATGAGCGACCCACTCACCTCGACCTCGGTGCGGGGCGAACTCCGCCGCGCCGTAGGAGAATTCCGCGCGTTCGTCGACGAGGCGTGGCGTGCTGGGCAGCTACATCCCGACGGTCTGGCGGCCGATCTGCTGTCCGCGGATTCCGGACTCGACCACCCTGACGGCGTCGCCAATATCGTGATGCTGCTGATGGCTGGGCTCGACACCACTGTGGGCCAACTCGGTTGTGCGCTGATGGCGTTGACCCCCCACCCCGATCAGTTCACTGTCCTGCGCGACGATCCGGACCCCGCCAAGGTCGGCGAGCTCCTCCGATACGACAGTCCCGTGCACATCGTCACCCGCCGCATCCTCACCGATATCGACTGCCCCGCAGGCACATTGCGGGCGGGTCAGAAACTCATGCTGCTGCTGGCAGCCGCCAACCGCGACCCGAATCGGTACCCCGACCCCGACCGGCTGTGGCTGAACCGGCCCGGTGTCGAGCAACTCGCGTTCGGTGCCGGTACCCACTACTGCCTCGGCTCGCACCTCGCCCGCCTCACCGTGTTCACGCTGCTCGCCCGCATGGCCCGCCGTTATACCCGGGTCCGACTCGTGGACACCGACCTGAGCTGGCGTCCCAGTGTGGTCGCCCGCCGCCTCGACCGACTTCCCGTGCGCCTGGAGACGCGATGA
- a CDS encoding EF-hand domain-containing protein translates to MTPNDIQLRKYRKRFQLLDVNGNGVLELSDYQAIARRFRQNFDLEPGSDNANAIDDTYTRLFAAMHRHGDRNGDGHVDENEFIQTSAASLLGRPDGFDRAIKPVLTVICQVCDKDGNALLDRDEFRRFLTAEGAPDEACAQSLAHLYPANATTITFDQFTEATRQFYCSPDPDAPGNWLFGDF, encoded by the coding sequence ATGACACCCAACGACATTCAGCTACGCAAGTACCGCAAGCGGTTCCAACTCCTCGACGTCAACGGCAACGGTGTCCTCGAGCTGAGCGACTACCAAGCCATCGCGCGACGATTCCGTCAAAATTTCGACCTCGAGCCGGGGTCCGACAATGCGAACGCCATCGACGACACCTACACCCGCCTGTTCGCCGCCATGCACCGCCACGGCGACCGCAATGGCGACGGTCACGTGGACGAGAACGAGTTCATCCAGACCAGCGCCGCAAGCCTATTGGGGCGGCCCGACGGATTCGATCGCGCGATCAAACCCGTCCTCACGGTGATCTGCCAGGTCTGTGACAAGGACGGCAACGCCCTGCTCGACCGCGACGAGTTCCGCCGATTCCTCACCGCCGAAGGCGCCCCCGACGAAGCCTGCGCCCAATCACTGGCCCACCTCTACCCCGCCAACGCCACCACCATCACCTTCGACCAGTTCACCGAGGCAACCCGCCAATTCTATTGCTCCCCAGACCCCGACGCCCCCGGAAATTGGCTCTTCGGCGACTTCTAA
- a CDS encoding thioredoxin family protein — protein sequence MPVLAHFRADWSSESRQVDPSLEAIYSEHRDQIEIVNLDIDRNPTTAAPSRARRSVDQQLRDRYPGTASSAQSTVLVWMLYVPPVGLEPTLDGF from the coding sequence CTGCCTGTCCTGGCCCATTTCAGGGCAGATTGGAGCTCGGAATCTCGGCAGGTCGACCCGAGTCTCGAAGCGATCTACTCCGAGCACCGCGACCAGATCGAGATCGTCAACCTCGACATCGACAGGAATCCGACGACCGCCGCCCCAAGTCGCGCACGCCGCAGCGTCGATCAGCAGCTCCGTGATCGCTACCCGGGAACCGCCTCGTCAGCACAGTCAACGGTACTTGTGTGGATGCTGTACGTGCCCCCAGTCGGACTCGAACCGACACTCGATGGATTTTAA
- a CDS encoding ribonuclease Z, whose translation MSQRELVVLGTASQVPTRQRNHNGYLLRWDDEGVLFDPGEGTQRQMMFAGVSATDITRIAITHFHGDHSLGLAGVVQRINLDQVPHAVDVCFPASGAEYYDRLVNATSYYHRAELRPRPIDRAGAVDFPGVPFEVSAVRLSHPVDTFGYRLTEPPGRRMLADRLRAFGLSGPVIGELQQRGRLEISGRTVSLDEVSEPRPGQSFAFVMDTRLCDGVHELAANTDMLVIEATFLDVDAHLAAEYGHLTAGQAARVAADAGVRTLVLTHFSQRYRDLSDHLAEAGKYFTGDLHIATDLSRIPLPPRR comes from the coding sequence GTGTCGCAGCGGGAGCTCGTAGTCCTCGGGACTGCCAGTCAGGTGCCTACCAGGCAGCGCAACCACAATGGGTATCTGCTGCGATGGGATGACGAAGGCGTGCTGTTCGATCCGGGGGAGGGGACGCAGCGGCAGATGATGTTCGCCGGGGTCTCGGCCACCGACATCACCCGGATCGCGATCACGCATTTCCATGGGGATCACAGCCTCGGGCTCGCCGGTGTGGTCCAGCGGATCAATCTCGACCAGGTGCCGCACGCGGTCGACGTGTGCTTTCCCGCCTCCGGCGCGGAGTATTACGACCGGCTTGTCAACGCCACCTCCTACTACCATCGGGCCGAACTGCGGCCAAGGCCGATCGATCGAGCGGGGGCGGTGGACTTCCCCGGCGTGCCTTTCGAGGTTTCCGCGGTTCGGCTTTCCCACCCCGTCGACACCTTCGGTTATCGGCTGACCGAGCCACCCGGGCGCCGCATGCTGGCGGACCGGCTGCGTGCCTTCGGACTGAGCGGGCCGGTCATCGGCGAACTCCAACAGCGCGGTCGCCTCGAAATATCCGGCCGCACGGTTAGTCTCGACGAGGTCAGCGAACCGCGTCCGGGCCAGAGCTTCGCCTTCGTGATGGACACCCGGCTCTGCGACGGCGTGCACGAACTCGCCGCGAACACCGACATGCTCGTCATCGAGGCCACCTTCCTCGACGTGGACGCGCACTTGGCCGCGGAATACGGCCACCTCACCGCGGGCCAAGCCGCGCGGGTAGCCGCCGACGCGGGCGTCCGCACCCTCGTCCTCACGCACTTCTCCCAGCGCTACCGCGACCTGTCCGACCACCTCGCCGAAGCGGGCAAATACTTCACCGGCGACCTGCACATCGCCACCGACCTCAGCCGAATCCCGCTGCCGCCCAGGCGATAA